The sequence TGCAAAAGACCCTACTTCTGAAGGAGTAAAAATACCAAAACGAAGTCCAAAGAGAAGCAAGAAAGGGAAGAGAATTGCCCAGATGCTCCGGGAGGTAGCTTTGGTAATTTCTCTAAAAGAAGCCCGGTGTTCTCTTTCGGGGAGATACCCTCTTTTTTTAGCGGCATAAGATATGGTGATCATAAAGAGGAACATCAGAAGAAGTCCAGGTAATATTCCTCCGGCAAAGAGCCTCCCGATTGAAACCTGACCTACTGTACCATAGAGGATAAGTCCAATTCCTGGAGGAATTGTTGGCACAATCAGGGAAGTCCATACATTGACGGCTACTGCGAAACCCCTTGAGTATCCTCTCTTAACCATTTCAGGACCAAGCATCCGGCATTCCATGGCAGCATCGGCAATACACGATCCGGATACTCCTCCCATGAGAGTCGATAAAACTGCAGAAATCTGGGCCAGTCCTCCCCTTAGGTGACCGGTAAGGACTGATGCCAAATCCATTAGTCTTTGAGTAATACCTGCTTTATTTAGAAGATTCCCTGCGAAAATAAACATAGGAACAGCAAGGAGGGCAAAGTTTTGAGTTTGTGAAATTGTCACTTGGATGGGGATGGTGATGGGGAGTTCTAAGTGTTGAAGAAAAAAGAGAAATCCTGAAATACCTATGGCAAAGGCAACAGGCATTCCAAGGAATAAAAAGACGATGAAAACAATTGCAACCAGTAGCATCCTTTATTCCCTCCTTGGATATTATTGAGTGTTTATAAGTGCTTTTTTTATTTTGACAAGAGTCGTAGCGAGCAGAAGAGCTGAACCGATTGGTATGCTCAAAGTAACCCAGGTGTAACTGAAACCCCACATACCGACAAAAGTTCGAAAGCGAGTAGTATAGGAGAGCTGAACTCCCCAAATGATTAGGTAAACCAGGAAAGTAGATATAATAAAATAATTAATGATTTTAAAAATTCTTTGTGATTTCTCAGAAAATAGTTTTATAAAGATTTCCACCGACATAAGCTTATTTTTTCTCCAGGCTACGTCAGCACTCAAAAAACAAGCCCAAGCGAAAAAGAAGGTACTTAAATCAACCGCCCAGTTAATTGGATGCTTTATTAATCTGGCGATAGCTGAGGAAAATATTAAAATCACCATCATGAACAAGGACACTTTGGCTATCCATTCCTCCGCCTTCATCAAATATTCGCCCATTCTTTTCATTATGCTAAACCACCTTATAAAAGACGTTCTGCGATTTTAAAGAAAAGTCCAGCTCTAAGGAGAAAGAGCTGGACTTTGATTATTTTACTTATTCTACTGTCTTGCCCATTTCTTCAAAGAGGGTTTTCTTAGCATCCATTAAATCTAACGCTTCATAAGCCTTGTCACCGGCTTTTATAAAGGCTTTCACATCAATATCAGTGACAATTTCCATCCCCTTTTCAATGCAGGTTTGTTTGTGTTCTTCTTCCAGTTGTTCCATAATTTTTCGGGAGGTTTCCAGACCGGCTTTATCGCATTCTTCCACAACTATTTGTTGGTATTCAGGAGGGAGGCTATTAAACCATTTTGCACTGGTGACTTCGAAATTGATGAGAAGAATATGTCCGGTTTCACTGGAATATTTTAAGACTTCGTAAAGGTTTCCACCAACAATGTTGGCATAGACCAGTTCGCAGCCATCGATTGCCTTCGATTGAAGAGCAGAATACATTTCTCCAAAGGAAAGAGCGACCGGAGTGGCTCCCAGAGCTCGAACTGATTCTTGCCAAATTGGAGCACCCGGAGTTCGGATTCTTAAACCTTTAAGGTCATCAGGAGATTTAATTGGCTTGTTGGTCATGAAATGCCTGAAACCTTGTACCCACATAAATGACAAAACTTTAAGACCGAATTCATTTTCCAGTTTTTCCAACCAGGCTTTTATAGTCGGAGAATCTTTTAGTTTTTCAACCTCTTCAAGAGAATTGGCAAAATAGGGGGCATTCATAACTGAGATTTCCCGTACATAGTTTCCCAAACGGGCAGAATCAGTATTCTGACCAATGTTGGCCCCAGCTCGAATTTGTTCAATGATATCTTCTTCCACTCCTAGTTGGGCACTGTGGAATACTTCAATTTTAACTTCCCCATTGGTTCTTTCTTCCACTCTTTTTGCCCATTCTAAAAATCCTTCATGGTAGGGTTCATTAGGAGCTAATACGTGGTTGAATTTCAGAGTATATTTTGGGGCGGCTTGTAAGGGGGCTGAAATTACAAAAAGAACCAGCACAAACACACAAAAGATGAAAAATTTCTTTCCGCTCCACACAACAACATTCCTCCTTTTTAATGATTAACAAATCGTTTTTTAAATAACGCAAAAATTTTTAGTCATTTTTCTTTTTCTAACGGTGTGTTTATCGCCTCCTTGTATAAAATATATTATATATTATATAGTAAACTCAATATACTAAACCAAAAGAAAATTGTCAATAGATTTAAAAAACTGATGAAATGTGAGAAAAAATTCTAACAAATTGGTAGCACTTAATGGAAAGAAAAGACTGAGGGGGAGCATGGTTCTATTTATTCCCCCATTGAGGGGAGGATTCAGGGGGGTGTGCCTTTCATCTGTCATCCTAAGCGGTGCTTTTTCGCGTGAGGATCTCATCTGACGCTGAGCCGTCATCCTGAGGCTTCGTTTTTCGAGGGCGTGAGGATCTCATCTTTTTATTTTTTTTTCTCTATAAATATTTTAAAAGATGAGATTCTCACGTCGCACAATACGCTCCTCAGAATGACGGAGTGGGTGGGTTACTGTTCTTTAATACTTCAAGATAGACCTGGGCAGTTTCTTGGTCAAAACAAACAAAACGAACCAAAAGCGGGTGTTCCTTGAGGAACTTTTTAACTTCTTTTACAGCAATTTCAGCTGCTCGCTTTTTGGGAAAACCATAGACACCAGTTGAAATAGCTGGAAAAGAAATACTTTGAATACCATAATTTTGGGCAATTTGGAGACTATTTTTATAGCACGAAGCGAGGAGTTCGTCTTCCTGAACATTTCCTCCTTTCCAAACCGGTCCGACAGTGTGAATAACATACTTTGCTTTCAGTTGATATCCTTTGGTGATTTTCGCTTTTCCAGTTGGGCATCCCCCTAAGGTTCGACATTCTTCCTTAAGCTTAGGTCCGGCTTTCCGGTGAATAGCTCCGTCCACTCCACCTCCTCCCAAGAGGGTAGAATTAGCAGCATTGACAATCGCATCGGTTGTTTCCTCGGTAATATCACCAATAACCACCTGAATATTTCCTTGAGAATAAACAACTTCCATAACCTTTAATCACCTCATTTTTCCGATTTGCATAAAAAGACTCCATAATTGAAAGAGAAAAAAAATGAAAAATCAATTTTGGACTTTCATTTTTTAGTAGTTTATCAGAATTTATACCCATTATCACGTATCAAGGGTGAAGAAAATTCCCTTGATAGGGAACAAGAATACTTTATAATGTAAATAATTTATTGACTACTCTTTCAACTAAAGAGAGAAAATAATAAAGACGGATTTTAGTTCCTTCTCCCATGGTGAGAGTGGAAAGAAAATTAAGAGTTTATTCTAAAAGCAGTAAGGAAGTTTAAGAAAGGTTGCGTTATGAGTGACTGAAGAAAAGAAAAATAAACGCTTTTTAACCCGGGGATACCGTCGTGACGGCACCTGGTTGAAAGACGCTAATCCGATGCATCGTTTGGAACCATTCATTTTTAAAACCCGAAATGGATCATGCATCTACTTTCGAGAAAAGTTAGACATTACTCATACTTTGGAATACCTCCAAGAAAGAAATTTAAATCGGTCACCAGAAAAAAAGTTTACTCTCTTCCATATTCTCATGACGGCTATGGTTCGTACCGCTATCCTAAAACCCGGGATCAACCGTTTTATAGCTGGGAAGCGAATCTATCAGCGAAATAATATGCAGATTTCCTACCTGGTTAAACAGGAGAAAACCGAAGCGGCCAGAATGTTAGCAGTTAAAGAAACCTTTTGTTCCTCAGACACCCTTGACCAGGTTGCTGAAAAAGTATTGCTATCCATAGAACGAGCTCGTCATGAAAATGCTGCCGATAGTGAAAGTTTGGTTAAAACCTTTTCGAAGCTGCCCGGTTGGATGATATCGTTTGTGGTGGCTTTTCTCCGCTGGTTGGATAATTTTGGTCTGGTGCCGGAGTCGATAACCAGTTCGGATCCTTTTTATGCCAGTGCTTTTGTTGCAAACATAGGTAGTTTAGGAGTGAATGCACCCTATCACCACCTCTATGAATGGGGAACAGTTTCACTTTTTGTAGCTATGGGAAAGTATGCCGAAGAATTGAGTTTAGACCAAGATGGTAAACTGGTTAAAAAAACCTTGGTTGAAATCACCTTTACTGTAGATGAACGAATTGCCGATGGATTTTATTTAGCTCGTGCTTTACAAACCTTCAAGCAGCTCATGGAACATCCAGAAGAATTAGAGAAACCCGTAGAGGAAGGAATGCATAATGATACCTAATTCTGACCAGTCCATGGCCGAACGTTTGTTCACGACCGCAGAAATGTATCCTGATATGCCGGCTTTGGACTATTATGGGAAGCAGATAACCTATCAACACTTACAAGAAAAAATTCAACGATTAGCTATGATATGGAAGAACTTAGGGATTGAACCCGGTCATCGAGTGATTGTATGTTTGCCTAATATCCCTGAAGTGGTTATGACAATTTACTCGCTCAACATGATTGGAGCGGTAGTCTGTATTGTCCATCCCTTATCCACTGCTCCTGAAATGTCTTTTTATGTTCAAGACACCCAAAGTCAGTGGTTGATCACTTTGGATATCCTGTATGGTAACTTTCGCAAAGCTGTCGAAGAGAGTGATATCAAAAAGACCATATTAACTACGGTTTCGGGAGAACTCCCTCCAATTCCTCGATATCTTTATTATTTGAAACAAGGACGTAAAAGTCCCAATTATCATGGAGATCGTTTAATTGATTGGAAGACCCTGATCCGAAACTGGCTCTCACCTCTAAAAGTATTCCATCATTTTTCTACTGACCAACCAGCTGTTATTCTTTTTAGTGGAGGAACCACTGGTTCGCCAAAAGGAGTCCTTCTTTCCAATCAGAACATGAATGCCCTGGCTGACCAGGTGTTGACTCAAGTGAATCCTCAACCAGGTAAAGATTCAACACTCTGTATCCTTCCTCTATTTCACGGATTTGGATTGGGGATTTGTCTTCATTCGGTTTTGTTAGGAGGCGGTCGTTGTATTCTAATTCCTCGTTTTAGCAAAAAGGAATTTATTGATGCCATCGCCAAGTGTAAACCAACCTATATCGCTGGCGTACCCACCCACTATGAGGCATTGATTAACAGCGAAAAGCTGCAAAAAGCTCAATTTTCTTACCTAAAAGGAGCTTTTTGTGGAGGAGATAGCGTTCCTCTTTCTCTCATCAAACGGTTCAATGACTTTATGCAAAGTCATGGAGGGATAGTTAGTTTACGAGAGGGGTATGGCTTAACCGAATGTGTAACAGCTTGTTCGATCATGCCGGAGGATATTTATAAAGAAAGAAGCGTTGGTTTACCCTTGCCTGGAAATCGTTTTAAGATTGTTCGCCCTCAAGGCATAGAAGAAGTACCAGTGGGAGAAGTGGGAGAAATCTGCATCAATGGACCTACCGTGATGTTGGGATATAATAATCGGCCTGAGGAGACGGATCGTGTTCTGCAAAAGCACAAAGACGGTCTGATCTGGCTTTCGACCGGAGATTTAGGAACTTTAGATCAGGACGGTTTTTTGTACTTTACTGGAAGGATGAAAAGAATCATTAAGTGCTCGGGCTATGCAGTCTATCCCTCTCAGGTAGAAAGTGTTATTAATAGTCATCCATTGGTTGTCGAATCATGTGTTATCGGTATTCCTGATGAATACACCATGAGTCGAGTCAAGGCTTATGTGGTTATCAGGGGCAATGTTCATTCTCGGGAAAAATTAGCTGAGGAAATAAAACAAAGCGTTGCTGAGCAGCTTATTAAGTGGTCAGTTCCAACTGAGATTACTTTTTTGGATAGTCTCCCCGTTACCCGCATGGGAAAAGCGGACTATCGAGCATTGGAAGCCATGGAGCGGGGAGAAGCAATTATTTGATTTTCTTTTAAAAGGATTTATTTTTTCACCCCATTGATAAATCTATTAGATAGTGGGCATAGGTCAGGATGAGGATATAATTACATTTTTTCCTATCCGACGAGGATTCATAAAAAATGAAATGTGTTGAAAAGTATGATTTCTGCATGGATACGGTTGTTTATCAAAAAGTATATGGAAAAAATGCCGAAGAGGCTATTGATGAAGCAACGAGGAAAATCCGATATTTGGAAGGGAAACTCAGTTTTTTCCAAGAAGAAAGTGATATTTTTCAAATTAATATTCATGCAGGCAAAAACTGGGTGAAAGTAAGTCAAGATACCATTGATGTTTTGCAAAAAGCTGTTGAAGTATCGAAATCAAGCAATGGTGCTTTTGATGTAACGGTCGGAGTTTTGACTGATTATTGGCGCCAATTAAAAAAAAATCAAAAAAAACCGGATAAAAACCAAATTCAAGACTTGATTAGTTTGATTAACTACCGGAATATTTTAATTAATTCAGAAGAAAGATTAGTTAAGCTTATACGGTTCAATCAAAAAATTGATCTGGGAGGAATAGGAAAAGGGTATGCTGGGGAGAAGGTTATCGATGTTTATAGAGATTATTCAATCCAGTCAGGATTTATTAATTTAGGAGGAAATGTTGTAACCATTGGAAAAACCCATTGGAAGAGAAGTTGGATTATTGGTATTCGTAACCCCTTTTCGGCGGATGGGGGGATATTCGGGAATTTAAAGGTAGAAGAACAAGCAGTTGTAACCTCAGGGGGATATGAAAGATATTATGAAATTGATGGTTTAAAGTATCACCATATTCTTGATCCTCGAACTGGTTTCCCTGCTCGGTTAGAATGGCAAAGCGTTACCATGGTTGCAGAAAGCTCTACCTTGGCGGATGCCCTTTCCACTGCTATTTTTATCATGAATCGGCAAGAACTCATTCGTTTTTTGAAGAATTTTCCATCTTTAGGTGTGATTCTGGTTGCCCATACTGGTGAAATAATGATCAGTAAAAATTTAAAAGAAATTTTTCAAAAAACCAACCCAGAAATGTCTATAATATATATTGATTGAAAAAAAATATTTTAAAAAATAGGAGGGAAAGTATTATGGGTACGTTAGCAATTGTTCTTATCATTGTGGCTGTCATTTTGGTAATCATCTTTATTTTTGCCTCAGCAGGACTAAAAAAAGTAGGAAAGCTCAATATCGGAAAAATCGATCTTTCCAAATTGGCTGATGGAGTCTATCCAGGTGAATTTAAGGGATACCGGTGGTCGAATCAGGTAGAGGTAACAGTGAAAAATCACCAAATTGCCGGAATAAAAATTATCAAAGATATTGTCTTTGGATCGGGAGATATTTCCAAAAAGATCTTCGATCAGATTATTCAAAAGCAATCGTTGCAGATAGATACAGTATCAAGTGCAACAGTGACTAATAAAGCTTACCTAAAAGCAATAGAAAACGCATTGTTGAAAGGGAAATAGTAGGGTTGAGAAATTATAATTCTTAAATTCCTATTTGTAAAGGCTTAATTTATTTAATCCATTGCCATGTTGCTACACTAAATAAAGATCGGATTCAATAAATTGCCACCCTTACATTTTTAAAATCTTTTTGAGGGGCTTGATTTATCATGCCCATGGTTTTCAGGATAGACCCTCATGATGACTAGCAGCACCAGATGAGGATAGAATTATACACGTTCCCTGCTATTAATCACTGGTCACAGCATTCAAAAAACGGAATAATGAAGCCTTCATGAGAAAGAAACTGCTTAAAATAATGATATTTTAACCCCAACACTAAAAATAAAAGAATAATTCCTATATTTATGGGTATAATTTATCAGTTAGGATAGAATGCCAATTATTTTCAACCGAATATGTTAAAATAATTTAAATAAGTATATAGGAGGGCTAAATATTTATGAAACACAAAGGAATTTTTTTCATCACATTAATTTTAATGGTATTTTCGTTTTCGGTTATGGTTAGTGCCAAAGTAAGCCTGAGTGCTCTTTTTATGAAGCAAGCCGGCTATCAAGAAAGCGATATGATAGCCATGACAGATGAATTTTTAAAACAAAATCCAGATGTCGAAGTTAATTTAAACTTTGTATCCTACGAAGAACTCCACGATAAAATTGCCGTAGCTGCTGCCAGTGAATCGGGAGTATACGATGTCATTATTAGTGACTGTGTCTGGCCGGCGGAATTTGCAGAGGCAGGATGGATTATTGATGTTACTGATCGTTTAAAAGACGAAGACCGAGCCGACATCTTTCCAACCGTTCTGAATTCAGTGACCTATAAAGATAGAATTTATGGGATGCCCTGGCTCAATGATTGGCAGTATTTTTTTTATAACAAGAAAATGTTAAATGAAGTTGGTGCTTCAGTTCCTACTTTATGGCCCGAGGTGATTGAAACTTCCCAAAAAATGAAAGCCAATGGAATCATCGAATATCCAATTATTGATTCCTGGGGGCAAGGAGAGGTAGTAGTTGTTCAGTATTTGACCTATTTAAATGCCATGGGTGGGAAAGCCTTTGATGAAAATGGTTTGCCGATTTTAAACCAAGGAAAAGGCCTGGATGCCTTGAGCTATATGGTGGATAATTTAAAAGCTGGAATTTATAATCCAGCTTCAATTGAAAGTTTTAACGAAGAGGTACGGCGAATCTATTCTTCCGGTCAGGCAGCTTTTGGTCTGAACTGGATTTATATGTATAATTTATCAAATGATCCACAAGAGTCACAAATTGCCGGAGATTCTGAAATAGCATTAATACCCGGTTTTCCTGATGGGAACAAGAGTGCTTCCTGTAATGGTGGGATGGGTTTGAGCATAGTGAATACCTGCAAAAATCCAGATGTAGCATGGGATTATATAAGTTTCTTATGCAGTCGTGATATACAGAAAAAATACAGTGCCAACGCTCTTCCCATTTGGATATCCCTCTATGATGATCCAGAGTTAATCGCTCTTCAACCCAAAGCTATCCCTATTGCAAAGGAACAAATTCAGTATGTGTTTGATCGGCCACAACTTCCTTGGTATTCGCAATTTTCCCAATTGTTAGGAGAAGAGTTGCAATCAGCTATTACTGGAGCTAAGATTCCTCAGCAGGCACTTGATGATGCTGTTGCACGGATGAAAGAAATTCAAGAAAGATATTAGTCTATTGAATGCAACCTAAACAGCAGGGATTAATACTCCTGCTGTTTAGGTTGCAGATTGAATTAACTATGAAATCAAACCAGTACAACCGAAGAGAAGTCAGATTTGCCTGGCTATTAATCATTCCTGCTTTTATTTTTATTGGAATTATTATTTTTTATCCAATGGTGATGGCTTTCTATACCAGTCTTCATCAGGTTGACTTAACTCGAAAAGCCCAGGGAATGCCCTTTATTGGTTTTAAAAATTATATTGATATATTGAAAAGCAGCGGATTTTGGGCCTCAATTAACCGCACTGCATATTTTACCGTAGTATCTATTGCCATTGAAATGGTAATTGGTTTTTTAATTGCTCTTCTTCTAAACCAAAAATTTTGGGCACGAGGGATTCTCCGCAGTTTATTGTTGGTTCCATGGGCACTTCCGATTACCGTTGATGCTATTATGTGGAAATGGATATTTAATGCTAATTATGGAGCGTTTAATGCTCTACTCAAACAAATTGGTTTAATTGATTCTTACCGAGGTTGGTTAACTCGTCCGTGGAGTGCTATGCATTGCGTTATTGTAGCTGATGTATGGAAGATTACACCATTAGTTGCCCTGTTGCTTTTGGCAGGATTGCAAACCATACCTCGAGAAATGTATGAAGCTGCTACTGTTGATGGGGCGAGTTGGTGGAGAAGCCTTTTTTCCATTACCTTGCCTCTATTAAAACCTACGCTAACTGTAGTTTTGGTAATGCGTACCTTAGATGCCTTTCGAGTTTTCGATATCGTATATATTATGACTTCGGGCGGACCTGCCAATGCAACTAAAGTTATTTCCTTTATGACCTACCAAGAAGCTTTTAAATTTTTAAATTTTGGTCGTGGTTCTGCCTTGGCTTATCTCATTACTTTAATAGTGGCTCTTTTGGCTTATATTTATACCATCAACATCGGGAAACATATCGAATATTAAAAAAAGAGTATTTTATAATTCTTTTAAACGGATTTTATTCAGGAGTGAATAAATGATTGTTAAAAAGTATAAAATATACCGAACAATTGGTATCACCGTTGGGTCAATTATCTTAGTAGCAGGCTTATTAGCACCCTTAGTTTGGTTGTTGATATCGAGTGTTGCTGATTTAAAAGATTTGCTAAAAATTCCACTGCAATGGATACCGGAAAACATATCCTTTGAAAGATATTCAAAGATACTTTTTTCCCAGGGTTCTGAAAGTGAATTCCGGAAAACAATGATGAATAGTTTTGTGGTAGCTTCTGCAGTTACCATTATTTGTGTTTCAATTGGCTCGCTCTCGGCTTATGCTTTTTCACGACTCAGATTTCCTGGGAAAGATAAAATTTTATTTGTACTTCTCTTTTCATACATGCTTCCTCCAGTGGCCATCATTATCCCTATTTATCAAATATTTAGTCGATATAATTTGCTCGATACGAAAACAGCTTTAATACTGGTTTATTCTGCTATCATCACTCCTTTTGTGATTTGGATAATGCGAACTTATTTTGATAGTATTCCACGGGATTTGGAAGATGCAGCTAAAATTGATGGATGCACTTATTTAGGTATGTTATTTCGAATTATGATTCCTCTTTCAGCGCCAGGGATTGTAGCTACTCTCCTTTTGGCATTTTTAATGTCTTGGGAAGAGTTTTTTATGGCATTAATTATGACTTCATCGGTTGTATCAAAAACCATTCCCGTATCGATTGCTGAATTTTCCGGCCGCCATTCAATTGATTTTGGGATGATGGCTACCGGTGGAATATTAGCAGCAATTCCACCGGTTATAATTGCTTTGATTTTCCAAAAATATATCGTCGGTGGTTTACTATCCGGAGCAGTTAAGGGGTAGAAAGCATAATTAACATAATTGCCTGGTAGCGAAAAACCGCTCTAAAAAAATTTTGTTTTAATGAATGTGGACCTTCATGCTATAGTATGACGCCAGATGAAGATGAAAAGACCAATTGGGTAAGGGCGAGAGGTCGATACAAAGGGAATTTGTTTGCAACTGTATTTTCTGGATAGAGGTAATACTCGAATACGAAAACATCAATAGTGAAGTTTAAAAGAGGTTTGAAGTGTATTTTATCTTAAACTAAGCTTAGTCTTAGTTATCGACTTGAGACCGATCTAAGGAAGTCCCCGGTGTTTTAAGCCGGTAAGATGGAGAACAGGAACGCTAAAAAGGATTCCAGTACCGGGTTCATCAAGCCTTCCGGCTTCGATCAGTGCTTTTTGAATAGCTTCAACATGCTCTTTTTCGGTTAATATGATAATAACTTCTTTTGAGGATTCCACATGGAAACTTAAAAAATGCTTTATATCATTTTCGGCAGTGGTTCCTCGACCATAAAGTATAGTGGCGCCTTTAGCGCCAGCTTTTTTAGCCTTTTCTACCAGGTGGTCGGCTTTGCCTCGCTCAACCACAGCAAATATGGCGATGACATCCATTATGACACCTCATTTCATGCTTTAGTAATAATTCCAAGCATCAAAACCGCAATAATGGTTCCCAGGGAACTCAAACCGACAATTCCAAAACCATTGAGTAGTGGGTCGCTTCCTTCAACTACTCGGGATAAGCCAAGAGCAAGGGCAACGTTGATGGGAATATTTACCGGTCCGGTGGTGGCACTGGCGCAGTCGAATGCGATACCAACCATTTTTTCGGGAGCTAAATAAGCCAGGTACAAAGCAAATAATAAAAGGGGGATTACAATTTTAACAGTCGGTATATTGCTAACAATTTTAATAATACCTAGGGTTACTCCCAAGCCAAATCCGATAGCAATAGTATGCAAAAGGACTTTTTCTGGAATAGCTCCTACTGATACTTCTTCCACTTCTAAGACCAGAGTACGTAATGCTGGTTCTACCAGGGTTGCCCCGTAGCCAACCACAAATGCAAAGATTGAGATTAATAATTTATTGTCCAAGGTCACAATGTTTTGACCTACCGATTCACCAAGTGGAATTAGACTCATGGTAACTCCCTTAAGAAAGAGGAAGAGACCGACAATGGCAAGTACGATACCAGAAAAAAAAGTCTTAGGGTGAGCTAAGGGTTGTCTTAACACTACTACTTGGAAAAAAACCAATACGGAGACCACTGGGATAATACTTTTAACGATGTCAAAAATATCATGAAACAGATAGGTAATTCTCAACTTCAGTCCTCCCCAGGTGACAGTGATGAAATAAAAATTATAATGCCTGGTTAGTGATTATCTCATAGTATTTAATACAAAGACGGTTAGATACTTTCCATTTTTATAATAACACAGTACAAGAGTTCTAGTAAGGTTCATTTTAATGCCGTTGAATTTTAAAAATTA comes from Candidatus Atribacteria bacterium ADurb.Bin276 and encodes:
- the sugA_5 gene encoding Trehalose transport system permease protein SugA; the encoded protein is MQPKQQGLILLLFRLQIELTMKSNQYNRREVRFAWLLIIPAFIFIGIIIFYPMVMAFYTSLHQVDLTRKAQGMPFIGFKNYIDILKSSGFWASINRTAYFTVVSIAIEMVIGFLIALLLNQKFWARGILRSLLLVPWALPITVDAIMWKWIFNANYGAFNALLKQIGLIDSYRGWLTRPWSAMHCVIVADVWKITPLVALLLLAGLQTIPREMYEAATVDGASWWRSLFSITLPLLKPTLTVVLVMRTLDAFRVFDIVYIMTSGGPANATKVISFMTYQEAFKFLNFGRGSALAYLITLIVALLAYIYTINIGKHIEY
- the sugB_10 gene encoding Trehalose transport system permease protein SugB, yielding MIVKKYKIYRTIGITVGSIILVAGLLAPLVWLLISSVADLKDLLKIPLQWIPENISFERYSKILFSQGSESEFRKTMMNSFVVASAVTIICVSIGSLSAYAFSRLRFPGKDKILFVLLFSYMLPPVAIIIPIYQIFSRYNLLDTKTALILVYSAIITPFVIWIMRTYFDSIPRDLEDAAKIDGCTYLGMLFRIMIPLSAPGIVATLLLAFLMSWEEFFMALIMTSSVVSKTIPVSIAEFSGRHSIDFGMMATGGILAAIPPVIIALIFQKYIVGGLLSGAVKG